The DNA sequence AACCTGGCTGAGTCTGTGAAAAAGCAAAAGTTCCTTGATTGGATTGCTGCCTATTTTATCAGCGAAGGCGTGGCCGTTACGCTTGAAGGGATTGAAACTGCGGAGCAATTAATGATTGCCAGGCAGGCAGGCATTCAATTGGGACAAGGATATTACCTTGGAAGGCCCAGCACTCATCTATAACTTTGTACTGAAATGAAGGTGTCGTTATGCAAGCGACGATTGGAGAAATCGCCGAGAGAGTCATGTTTGTTGCTCCTTCGACAAAATGTGAATATGTTTATTCCATTTTTAAGGAAACGCCGGAAATTGAAGGGGTCGTTGTCTGTATGGACAGCCGGCCGGTCGGGCTGGTGTCGAAAACGAAATTTTATCAAAAGTTGTCCACTCAGTACGGCTTTGACCTGTTCATGAAGCGGAAAGTTGAGCTGGTCATGATCCCGGAGCCTCTTGTTATCGACCATTCTGTCCCAATTACGGAAGCCAGTGCCCTTGCTATGGACCGGACACAGGAGCAGCTGTATGATTACGTAATTGTAACGAAAGAAGACCTGCTGATTGGTACAGTGAGCATCCGGAATCTCCTGATGAAGCTGGCGGAGGAACAGATCAGCATAGCAAGATATTCAAATCCGCTGACAGGGCTCCCGGGCAATTTCGAGATTAAAAATGCCCTTAAGAAGGCAATGTCCTCGGATCAATATACCGTGCTTTATATTGACATCAACTCATTTAAAACCTTCAATGATACATTTGGATTCAAAACTGGCGATGAGGTCATCCAGGCAACAGCAGCAATAATGAAAGATGTGATTGCTGCAAGTCCCATGAGCAGCCATTCCTTTATCGGGCACATTGGAGGGGATGATTTTATTGCGGTTTTCCCTCATCATAACTATCAAAACATCTGCTCGGCGATTCTCGAAAGATTTGATGATTATGCCCGTTCATTTTACTCGGAAGAAGAGCTTAAGGAAGGGTGCATCCAGGCAGTAAACCGGATGGGAATCCCGGACAGTGTCCCGATCCTTGGTCTATCCATTGCTGTTGTCCTCAACACGAATACTGACTTTCAAACGATTGAAGAATTGAGCAGAGAAGCCGCCCGGCTTAAGAAACACTGCAAATCTTTCCGCAAAAGTGTTTATCTTACTTTGGAAGATGAAAAATGCTGCCAGGCCTTAGAGGAGTACACGAGCGGGTCATTGGTCTAATGAGGAAACATCACACAGCTCTCTTCTCGCTGCATAAAAAGGTGCCTGCCCTTGTAATAGAATACTGGACAGGCACCTTTCTTCAATACTTATAAAAATAACCCCACAACCATCCCCACCATAGTAAATGCAATTATATGGTCTCCAACAGCAATAACCAATGATTTCTTTGTGACAAGTCCGAATAAAGCATTTTTTACATAAACGATGGAGATCAATAATCCGGCGGAAAATCCCAGCACTGCGCCATCCAGCAGGCTGTCAGAGCCGGTCGCCTGAAGGACGGCAGCCATTAAATATGAAATCATGAATGCAATAATAACTGAGTAGATATATTTGAATGGGCCCTGGCTTTGTTTATTGATGATTTCATGATTGCTTGTATACTTTTTCGATAAGGCGATTGAATAATAGATTCCTCCGTAAAGGATGTATACCATTCCTCCGGCAATTACCGGAAGGAGGGAGATGCTGCTCCAATCAATTGACATAAGATTGCTCCTTTATTTGGGTTCGATGGCCAGGCATATTGCCCTGATTTTACACTCTACTGACAGCGACCCTTTGAGCGGCTTTACATCAACCAATTCCACGGGATTATCCAGATACCTGTATCCGCTTCTCGGCAGCCAGAAGCTGTACAGTTCAGAATAGCATTCAATCAGTCTGCCTCTTTCACTGTAATCGACAGGTTCATCAAACTCATATACAACATGCTTTCCCCCTTTAAAAAGAAAGGCGGGTTCGCCCTCCGGGATCTTATCCTGATCAATTGCTATGCGGCAGTCATATCTGGTTTTTTCCGGAGGTGTTATATATGGATTATTTCTCGGCACACCAAAGGTGAACGGATCCGGTTTCATTAGCTCCCTTGATGTTGTCCAATGGTAGAGGTCTTCCCAGGCATCCGGGATTCCTTCCGTGTAAGGGCCGACGCTTTGTCTATTCACAGTTGCGCAAACTGGAAGCTCAATGGTCCTGACTTTATCCAGGTCCAGCCATCTAAACTCATTATAGGGATTCTGCTGCTGTTCCTCTTTCTTTATATTGCTGAAAAGTTTAGATTTCTTGCTATCCTGATAGACTCTCGGAAATAATTCCAGATAGGCTCCTTCACGCCACTTCTTGGGGCTCGTACTGAAATTTTCTTTAAATGAATAGGTAAAATAAGAGATGGAGGAGAATCCGCACATGAGGGCTACCTCGGTAATTGGAATCTCACGCTCATATATCAATAAGTGTGCGGCATTCTCGAGCCGGAGCCTTTTTATATATGCAGCCGGGGATTCTCCCATGAATGATTTGAAGATGCGCTGAAAATGAAAAGGGGAGTAAGTCGATACCTTGGCCAATTTTTCAAGCGGCAAAGTATCCTGCAAATGCTGATCTATATATTCAAGTACTTTAGTAATTTGTATAAACTGTTCTTTCCCAGACATCTTTTGTACTCCTTAGTGTAAATTTCCTAACTTATATTAAACAGGATATGCTGTTCAGGGACAAGGGCGGGCAAGGCTCTTTCCCCTGGCAAGTGTGAAGTAGTGTTGGGGATTGGCTAAAATATGATACACTGTAAAAATGAAAATAGAGTAAAGGCAGGAAATTTTATGACTGAAAAGAGAAAGCATAAGTCGAATAAACTGAAATTTGCTATGAGGGTGCTGCTGGTCATCCTCGGGGGAGTCATAGCTGCATATGGCCTCGAAACCGTTCTGATTCCGAACGATGTCTCAGATGGAGGTGTCACAGGCCTCAGTATCGTTGGGGCGCAATTATTTGATTTTCCATTAGGGATTTTGATCGCGGTCCTGAACATCCCGTTTATCTGGCTGGGATATAAGCAGATCGGAAAAACCTTTGCGATCCTTTCCATCATCGGAATTGCTTCCCTGGCTATAGGGACAAGCATGATGCATCATACCCCGGCAATCATTGAAGGCGATACCTTGCTGGTCACAGTGGTTGGGGGGATCATCCTCGGGTTTGGCATGGGGCTGGCGCTGCGGAATGGCGGTGCTTTGGATGGCATCGATATGCTGGCCGTGCTGCTGTCCCGGAAATTGCCGTTTGGGACGAGTGATATCATTCTCTTCTTGAACATTTTTGTATTTATCTTCGTTTCAACCGTGTTTGGGCTGCAGGGGGCAATCCTGTCAGCAATTGCTTACTTTATCGCATCCAAGGTCATTCACATTGTTGAGGTGGGACTGAGCGGTTCCAAAACTTTTCAGATTATCACCACTCAGCCTGCATTGATGGTAGAGACCATTCGCGACCGTCTGGGCCGAAGTGCGACTTATAAAGAAGTCTACGGAGGCTTTTCCCATGAAAAATTCAGGGAAATCACCTGTGTCATCAACCGCATGGAAGAAACCAAGCTGAAAGAAATCATCAATGAAATTGACCCCGATTGCTTTGTCACTGTTTATGATGTTTCCGAAGTAAAGGGCGGAAATTTCAGGAAAAAGGATATCCACTAATAGAAAAGATGCCTGCTCCAAAAAACTTTGGGGCAGGCTTTTTTTGTAGAAGGTATTCCTAAAGATAGCTCGAAGTTAGTATTAGAAATTATAATTGGAAATCGGGAGGAAATCATGGGAAGACTAATTCATTTCGAAATTCATGTGGATGATTTGGAGCGTGCGAAAAAGTTTTATGGAAATGTGTTTGGCTGGTCGTTTCAGGACTGGAGCGAATATGCCGGGATGCCATACTTCGGCGCAGTGACGGGTGAAGACAGTGAAATGGGCATCAATGGGGCCTTGATCAAACGCCAGAGCCCGCCGCCCGAACCCGGTCAGCCAGTGAACGGCTATTCCTGTACTTTAGGTGTTAAAGATTATGACAGCACGGAAGCTAAAATCATTGAATACGGCGGAAAGGTCGCATTGCCGAAATACGCTCTGCCGGGGATGGCGTGGCAGGGATATTATGTGGATACAGAAGGCAATATCTTTGGGATCCATCAGCCTGATGAGGGTGCGAAATAGCGGCAAGTGCTGAAATTTCTGCGAAAATCCAGGAAGAATTTTTATATCCTATTGCTTATCATCCTGATAGCCTGGTTTAGCTTGTATGACTTTCTAACAGAAAAGGAAGTCCACCTCCTTTCTAATTGTATCCAGGCAGCCGTATATATGGCCGTATATGCCTTCCTGGATTGGGGCTTTTTCGGAAAAGAACGGAAAAAAGAATAAAGAAGCAATGGGCATTTCCTTTTGATGGGGAAATGCTTTTTTTGTACTAATAAAAAGGAACTTTTTTCCTTATAAACCGTATATGTGATTAAGTAAATTGTCGGCAAAGGGGGAGCAAGGATGTTTTATAGTGATATACAAACGGTGCTGACCGCTTTATTTTTCTGGTGGCTTGTGCTGCTTCTGTTTCAGCGCTTGGCCAATCGCTATCCTGAAAGGAATACGTGGAAAAAGGATATTTTGACTTCTTTTTATCAAAGCGTTTTGATTCTGATCCTGCTGCCGGTGCTGAAGTTTATATTGAACCAATTTGGCTACTAATATCCGGCTAAGTAAGGAGTGAAGCGATGCGAGTCAAGAATATACTTATTGCTGCATCTATTTTTCTGAACATAGGATTAGGGCTGGTTGTCTATAAAGAGTTGAGCAAACCAGATGCTGGTGAAGTTGGGCTGATATTCAAGGAAGCGGTCAGGACAGAAAATGATCAGCAGGCCAGAACACTCATGGCCGAGGGAAGAAAGGCGAAAATCTCTGATGAGCTGCTGCAGCAAATTAAGGTAAGGATGAGTTCAGGTACAAGCTTCAATACCTACGAGCTGTTAAAATTTGAAAATGGCGAAATGGTGCTGCTTCATTTAACGCCTGATGATCGGTATGAAATACAGGATGTGATGATTGTGCCTGAGGAGATGAGAGGGGTGTTTGATGGAGATGGACATTAACAATAGGAAGGGGAAGGCGGGCAGAAGGATAAAGGCCGCCTCTGCTGCCATTTTGCTAATGGGGCTTCTTATCGGCTGTACCAATACTGACAAGGATGCCGAGGTCACCAAAAGAGCTGAGCCTCCAAAAAATGAATTGACAAATTTTAAAACAGAAGATGGGAAAATTGATATTGTTATGCAAAATAAAGGGGAGTTTTCAACGGATACGCTAAAGCAGATCAAAGAAGAAATCCTCGGCTTTTATGCGGCATTGCAAAAAGAAAAGATTTCTCTTTCTCCACCCTCCAGGATTTATTTGAATCTGCATAATGAGCAAAAGGTCAGCTCCCATAACGGCGGCACCATCAATCTTTATTATATTTCAGAAGGAAATGATCCGCTCATTCATGAAATGACCCATGCACTTTTTAATGATGAAAAAGGACAAGTTACACAAGAAGGCTTGGCGATTTTTATGCAGGAAACCTATTCGGAAAGAAGTGTGAATCCTAATTATAAGGAAGATACACATGAAATCATGAAGGATTTAATCTCTAAAGACATCATACTGCCTCTTGAAACCCTGCTGCTGGATGACAGATTCTTCTCCTATACAAACCTGGATAAAGACTCATCCTCCCTCAGATGGCTGGCTTACATCGAATCCGCTTCGTTTACAAGGTATCTTATCAATGAATATGGACTGGGAAAATTCTTAGAAATTCATGGTGAACCGGACCTTGCAACAACAATCCAGGCCGTCTATGGAAAGTCACTGGAGCAGTTAGAAGGAGAATGGAAGCAATTTTTGCAGAGTGGTTCTGAACCAAATGAAGAAGCGGTGAGAAGCTATGAGTCTGGCATTCAAGGAATTATGAAGCACTTGGAAGAGAATAAAGAGCGTTTATTGGGCGGGTGATAGGGGAGATTTTATAAGGATAGAAGCTCTTCCTTCAGGCTTGTTGGCAGGATAAAAGGGGCTTGGTTAAAAAAAGCAGTGAAACGATTTAAACACTGAGCAATTTACCCAAAAAATGATGCAGATTAAAAAAGCTGAGAGACAAATATCACCTGCAAAAGGGCAATATCTCTCTCAGCTCAAATTTATTAATGAGCAGTCATTTCATGCACTATTTCCTCTCCGCTTAAATCAGAGAAATAATAGGTTGGCCAGTGCTCCAGTTCTTTCAGAAGTTCTGCATGTTCTTCATCCCCGAAATAAATGTGGTAATGATGGGCTTTTGTCGGGTAGATGCTGTGATCGCTGAATTGGACATGCTTTGGCAGCCCGTCTGCTTCTTCTCCTGCCAGATCAAATAGAAAACGGACGCCCCGGTTTCCAGCTTCATAGGTCAGGATTTCGTAGCCGTGATATTCATATTCTCCTGTTTTTGCTTCACCATTTCTGTAAAATGTCATCTCGTTATCCTTGATAACAATTCGTTCAACGTCTGTCTCATAACCAGTTTTATAATAAGCTTTGTACTCCTCAGCGGATTTATCCTTTTTTGTTTCAGCTTTGTGTTCAAAAACCTCATCCAGCGTTCCGTCCAGCAGATAAGGATAAACAGACTGCCAGTCGCCTTCCCAGTCAGATAAAGGACGGTCTTCGACTTGGTCATCTTCAAATATCCCTGAATAGATTTGTTGTTCTTCCTCTGAGCCGTGGCTGTGGTCATGCTCGTGTTCATGATCTTCCTCGTCATCATGGTCATGTTCATGATCATGGCTTTCTTCGGCACTCTCAGTGGATTCCTCGGCATTTTCAGCGGATTCCTCAGGGGCTGCCTCTTTAGCCGGTGCATCGCTCTTTTCCTGGCAGCCTGCAAGGATGATGCCTAATAAGAAAAGGAAAAAAATAGAACTGGTAAGCTTTTTGCTCATAAATGATATCGCTCCAATCATTATGTATTGTATAAATCGTAATTGTTACTATTTATACCTTACTGAATATACTATGTGCGAAAAAATGTGTCAATGTAAAACGTAATTATTTTGATTTATGATTAAAAAAACTATTTGAAAAAATAATACTGCAGACAACATCATGTGTTATAAAATGGAGTTATTGTATACATTGAGGGGATCATTTAAAAAAGAAAATGATTAATGCTTAATTAAATGGTTATAAACTGCCTTATCAGGGAAATCTACAAAAAATGTATTGTTGTTGAGAGGAGTGTTTTTATGGAGGGCATATGGCTTGAATATGCATGGGCATTACTGATTTTAATTGGATTGGAGGGCTTGCTTTCTGCTGACAATGCGCTTGTACTGGCTGTCATCGCGAAGCATCTGCCTGAGGAAGAGAAGAAAAGAGCTATCAACTACGGAATTATTATGGCATTTGCCTTTCGATTTATCGCGCTTTTTGCCATTTCCTTCATTGCCAACGTGTGGCAGATACAGGCAATCGGGGCGGCTTACCTGCTTTACCTGGGATTGAAGCATGTGATTAAAGCGAAGTTTGGGAAAGACAACGAACATAACCGCGAGGATCTGAAAGAAGAGTCCCGCGGCAAGGGATTTTGGCCGACGGTAGGGAAAATTGCATTAGCCGATTTGGCATTTGCAATTGACTCAATCCTTGCTGCGGTTGCACTTGCTTTGGGACTGCCGGATTCACCGCTCGATGATTTCGGCGGCATGGACGGCGGACAGTTCATTGTCGTGGTCCTTGGCGGAATCGCGGGCTTGGTCCTTATTAAATTCGCTGCAACCTGGTTTGTGCAGCTGCTTGCGAAACGACCGGCACTTGAAACAACCGCCTATGCCATTGTAGCGTGGGTCGGAGTCAAGCTTGCTGTCATCACCCTTGCGCACGAAGATATCGGCGTCCTAGACCACCACTTTCCGCACAGCACAGGCTGGACACTGGTCTTCTACGGAATACTGATCGCAATAGCCCTCCTCGGATGGTTTGCACCGCAGAAAAAATCGAATACCGAAACATTATAAAGAGCCAAGGGGACAGGTCCCCTGGCTCTTTTTGCGGCTGGGCCACGGGGTCTGTCCCCCTGGCTCCTTTTGTGGCTGGGCCATGGGGTCTGTCCCCCTGGCTCTTTTTTCAAGAAGGATTGGCGCCATGTTTTGTGGAACTTATGGTGGATGTCATTATAAGAAGGAGTTCAAAAAATGAATGACCGCCACGAAAATCTTTTCACCCAGCTGCAAGCTTACAGGGAAGATATTCTGCTTGTGTTAGAAGGAATAACCGCCGGTCAGGCAGAGATTGTTCCCGATAAATTCCGCAATAACATCAGATGGAATATGGGGCATATTTATCTGGACCAATATTTATGGATTGAAGCGCTGACGAAGGAAAAATCACCGGTGCCGGAAGCATTCCGCACCTGGTTTGGCTATGGCTCAACACCTGCTGATTTTACTGAAGAAACACCCTCATTTGATGAACTTAAGGATCTGCTGAGACAGCAGCCGACATGCCTGAGGAAAGCCTATGGCCACCGCCTTGAAAAAGAATATCCGCCAACAGAAATGGGAATGCGGACAATCGAACAAGTGCTGATCCGGACGATATTCCATGAAGGCATGCATCTGCAGGCTATCATGGATATTCGGAAGTGGCTTTGAGCCAAGGGGACAGGTCCCTTGGCTCTTTTTGAGAATGGGCCATGGGGTCTGTCCCCCCGGCTTGATTGCAGGAGGTGCAGTAAAAACCAGGACCGCAAGTGAACCTTTTTTAAATGATATTAAGAGGAAAATAGGGTTCATTGTATAACTGTTTAACCAGCAGGATTCTAACTTCCCTGCTGTACAATGCCAATAATTGATTTATTTGGAGGTTGCCTTGGGAACTAAAATCATCGTATTCTTACTTACTCTTTTCACCTTTCTTACATGGCTGTTCATGGCCATCTATTTTTCTACAGAGAATGATTGGTGGTCTGTGCTTGAAAGCAGAGAGACCAGCTATGATACAGCTGTAGTTGGAGTATCTTATGTAACAGTTCTCTTGGGCACAGGTCTATTTCTAGCGGGGGGAACCTTAGTGTACATGTTAATCCGCAGAAAATGAACCAGGGGGTCAGGTCCCTTGGCTCATTTTGAGGCTGGGCCAGGGGACCTGACCCCCTGGCACGAAATGAGGAGATATTTTGGAGAATCAAATAACCTATAAAATCTGGACAGTGGTGATGATTCAGGATGGAGATAAAGTGCTGCTGCTGGACAGGCAGCATGACCACTTTAAGGGCTTTCTTCCGCCGGGCGGGCGAGTGGAATTCCCGGAGAGCTTTACTGATGGAGCAATCCGGGAGGTCAGGGAAGAAACCGGCCTTGAAGTGAGCAATCTTGTATTTAAGGGGATTTCGGAGTTTGTGAATCCGGTGAAAAATGAGCGGTATATGATGATGAATTATTGGACGAAGGACTTTGAGGGCGAACTGCTGGAGAATCCGCCGGAAGGGGAGCTGCATTGGATCAGCATAAAAGATGCAAAAAATTTGCCGATGCAGGAAGATATCAAAATGAGATTTGATTTGTTTTTCGAGCCGGGGACATTTGAGATTCAGACGGTTTGGGATGAGGAGAGGAATGGGCCGGGGGCCATTATGGTTAAGAGAACATGAAGAGCCAAGGGGACAGGTCCCTTGGCTTTTTTTTGAAGCTGGGCCACGGGGTCTGTCCCCTTGGCTCACAATTTGGGAATGCTAAAAACGAGGTGAGGGCTATTGAAGAGAGTAGTATTTATCTTATTGTCTATACTCTTAGTGAGTTTATCAAATGAAGCTGGAGCTTCAGAACCAAAACATAAAATAGTCGCCAAATCAGACAGCATCACTTTGCATGCCATAGAGAGGAATAGTCTTTTTTACGACTTTAAGTTGAATTTTCAGGGAAGTGAGTATTCCAGGCCACTCTGGATAAATGTCTCCAATCCCACTTACGCCCCTGAAATCCATTACGATGATATTAATGGTGATAAAAAGAAAGAACTGATTATTATCCTGACCAAAGGTTATGGTACAGGCGTCTTAGAGCAAGAAGTGGCTGTCTTTCATGTAAATGGTCAGCAGTTGAGAGAAGTACTGGTTGACAACCCAATGGCAATTGTAAATAATAATTTAAAATCAAGCTTAACAAAAAACAAAGCAGTGATAACGATTGGACAAAAGTCTTATCAAATTGATGTTAAAAAGTTGAAGCTTTTGCCCCATACCATATTTCCAGGGATAAACTTTGGCAGCATCATTAAGTACGAAATAAGAGATAATAAACTTTATGCTGTATTGTATCCCCAGCTGTCTCCAGGTGCTTTTGCAGGCAGCATTGTCATTGGATATGAATACCGGGATCGTATGTATCAGGCAAAATCAATAATTTTTGTGACCCAGGGGGACAGGTCCCATGGCTCTTTTTAAAACTGGGCCAGGGGGTCTGACCCTGTGGCCTCAAACTGAGCCAGGGGGTCAGTCCCTGTGGCCTCATTGCTGTTTTAAGGGTAACTAAATAGATGAATTTTTCGTCTAGATTATAAAAGGGAGAAGGAGACATGCCATGAATCTTAAGAAACTAATTTTAGTTGTTTTGTTAGTATTGTCTATTGGTTTTCTTTTAGGATGTGGCATCAAGGAGCAGTCAAGATATTTCAAAGTCTCAACCGAAGTGAGTAAAATATCTCTATCAGGACGGGGTTTGCAGAAACTTTTTTCAACAAGCGATGCAGGGCTGCTTAGTGTTGAGGTAGTTGATCCGAAAGATGTTAGTACTTTTATAGAGATACTTGAAAATGCTGAGTTTTCTTCCGGTCCCAAGACGAGAAAAGAACCAAATCTACAAGTTACCCTTTTTTTCGAAGACACAAGTCATATGGTTTTTG is a window from the Bacillus infantis NRRL B-14911 genome containing:
- a CDS encoding GGDEF domain-containing protein translates to MQATIGEIAERVMFVAPSTKCEYVYSIFKETPEIEGVVVCMDSRPVGLVSKTKFYQKLSTQYGFDLFMKRKVELVMIPEPLVIDHSVPITEASALAMDRTQEQLYDYVIVTKEDLLIGTVSIRNLLMKLAEEQISIARYSNPLTGLPGNFEIKNALKKAMSSDQYTVLYIDINSFKTFNDTFGFKTGDEVIQATAAIMKDVIAASPMSSHSFIGHIGGDDFIAVFPHHNYQNICSAILERFDDYARSFYSEEELKEGCIQAVNRMGIPDSVPILGLSIAVVLNTNTDFQTIEELSREAARLKKHCKSFRKSVYLTLEDEKCCQALEEYTSGSLV
- a CDS encoding DUF1761 domain-containing protein — protein: MSIDWSSISLLPVIAGGMVYILYGGIYYSIALSKKYTSNHEIINKQSQGPFKYIYSVIIAFMISYLMAAVLQATGSDSLLDGAVLGFSAGLLISIVYVKNALFGLVTKKSLVIAVGDHIIAFTMVGMVVGLFL
- a CDS encoding AraC family transcriptional regulator, whose product is MSGKEQFIQITKVLEYIDQHLQDTLPLEKLAKVSTYSPFHFQRIFKSFMGESPAAYIKRLRLENAAHLLIYEREIPITEVALMCGFSSISYFTYSFKENFSTSPKKWREGAYLELFPRVYQDSKKSKLFSNIKKEEQQQNPYNEFRWLDLDKVRTIELPVCATVNRQSVGPYTEGIPDAWEDLYHWTTSRELMKPDPFTFGVPRNNPYITPPEKTRYDCRIAIDQDKIPEGEPAFLFKGGKHVVYEFDEPVDYSERGRLIECYSELYSFWLPRSGYRYLDNPVELVDVKPLKGSLSVECKIRAICLAIEPK
- a CDS encoding YitT family protein, yielding MTEKRKHKSNKLKFAMRVLLVILGGVIAAYGLETVLIPNDVSDGGVTGLSIVGAQLFDFPLGILIAVLNIPFIWLGYKQIGKTFAILSIIGIASLAIGTSMMHHTPAIIEGDTLLVTVVGGIILGFGMGLALRNGGALDGIDMLAVLLSRKLPFGTSDIILFLNIFVFIFVSTVFGLQGAILSAIAYFIASKVIHIVEVGLSGSKTFQIITTQPALMVETIRDRLGRSATYKEVYGGFSHEKFREITCVINRMEETKLKEIINEIDPDCFVTVYDVSEVKGGNFRKKDIH
- a CDS encoding VOC family protein; its protein translation is MGRLIHFEIHVDDLERAKKFYGNVFGWSFQDWSEYAGMPYFGAVTGEDSEMGINGALIKRQSPPPEPGQPVNGYSCTLGVKDYDSTEAKIIEYGGKVALPKYALPGMAWQGYYVDTEGNIFGIHQPDEGAK
- a CDS encoding gluzincin family metallopeptidase; amino-acid sequence: MEMDINNRKGKAGRRIKAASAAILLMGLLIGCTNTDKDAEVTKRAEPPKNELTNFKTEDGKIDIVMQNKGEFSTDTLKQIKEEILGFYAALQKEKISLSPPSRIYLNLHNEQKVSSHNGGTINLYYISEGNDPLIHEMTHALFNDEKGQVTQEGLAIFMQETYSERSVNPNYKEDTHEIMKDLISKDIILPLETLLLDDRFFSYTNLDKDSSSLRWLAYIESASFTRYLINEYGLGKFLEIHGEPDLATTIQAVYGKSLEQLEGEWKQFLQSGSEPNEEAVRSYESGIQGIMKHLEENKERLLGG
- a CDS encoding metal-binding protein ZinT, with the protein product MSKKLTSSIFFLFLLGIILAGCQEKSDAPAKEAAPEESAENAEESTESAEESHDHEHDHDDEEDHEHEHDHSHGSEEEQQIYSGIFEDDQVEDRPLSDWEGDWQSVYPYLLDGTLDEVFEHKAETKKDKSAEEYKAYYKTGYETDVERIVIKDNEMTFYRNGEAKTGEYEYHGYEILTYEAGNRGVRFLFDLAGEEADGLPKHVQFSDHSIYPTKAHHYHIYFGDEEHAELLKELEHWPTYYFSDLSGEEIVHEMTAH
- a CDS encoding TerC family protein; amino-acid sequence: MEGIWLEYAWALLILIGLEGLLSADNALVLAVIAKHLPEEEKKRAINYGIIMAFAFRFIALFAISFIANVWQIQAIGAAYLLYLGLKHVIKAKFGKDNEHNREDLKEESRGKGFWPTVGKIALADLAFAIDSILAAVALALGLPDSPLDDFGGMDGGQFIVVVLGGIAGLVLIKFAATWFVQLLAKRPALETTAYAIVAWVGVKLAVITLAHEDIGVLDHHFPHSTGWTLVFYGILIAIALLGWFAPQKKSNTETL
- a CDS encoding DinB family protein codes for the protein MNDRHENLFTQLQAYREDILLVLEGITAGQAEIVPDKFRNNIRWNMGHIYLDQYLWIEALTKEKSPVPEAFRTWFGYGSTPADFTEETPSFDELKDLLRQQPTCLRKAYGHRLEKEYPPTEMGMRTIEQVLIRTIFHEGMHLQAIMDIRKWL
- a CDS encoding 8-oxo-dGTP diphosphatase; its protein translation is MENQITYKIWTVVMIQDGDKVLLLDRQHDHFKGFLPPGGRVEFPESFTDGAIREVREETGLEVSNLVFKGISEFVNPVKNERYMMMNYWTKDFEGELLENPPEGELHWISIKDAKNLPMQEDIKMRFDLFFEPGTFEIQTVWDEERNGPGAIMVKRT